In Clostridium sp., one DNA window encodes the following:
- a CDS encoding ABC transporter ATP-binding protein yields the protein MEKKSIMSNLFEYAGKFRYLTMVSWVLSAASALVALIPFIYIWRIIKEVLEAAPNFSYSNNLVQYGWMAVIFSALSILVYVAALMCSHIAAFRVQANIRSRAMQHISTLPLGFMDDIGSGKIRRIVNESSAATETYLAHQLPDRAGAVAAPVGLLAVLLVFDWRLGILSLIPVVIAFGIMSVMTGRQMKQKMKEYQNSLEQMSNEAVEYVRGISVLKTFGQSVFSFKRFKASIDNYQKWVISYTKDLRLPMMFYTTAINAIFAVLISAALFFTSSEVTGEFMLNLLFYIIITPVITVTLNKIMYSSENIMIVQDAMERIDSIMKMKSLHDSGEHNHPRDNSVAFHDVSFHYKGAEQNVLNHISLDIVPGEHVAFVGPSGGGKTTLASLIPRFWDVDSGRITIGGVNVKNMSKEELMNTVSFVFQNSRLLKMSVLENVRLARPDATRREVLKALKDARCDDIIEKLSEGIDTIIGTNGNYLSGGEEQRISIARAMLKNSPILILDEATAFADPDNESKVQAAFSTLSKRKTVIMIAHRLSTVIRADRIYVMKNGEICESGSHSELIEQGGLYAHMWREYNNAVKWKVGVQGEIG from the coding sequence ATGGAGAAAAAATCTATCATGTCAAATCTATTTGAATATGCGGGAAAATTCAGATACTTGACAATGGTCTCATGGGTATTGTCTGCAGCAAGCGCACTTGTGGCGTTGATACCATTTATTTATATATGGAGGATTATCAAGGAAGTTTTGGAGGCTGCCCCAAATTTCAGCTATTCGAACAACCTGGTGCAGTATGGCTGGATGGCTGTAATTTTTTCTGCTTTGTCCATACTTGTTTATGTAGCCGCTTTAATGTGTTCCCATATTGCCGCATTCCGTGTTCAGGCAAACATAAGATCCAGAGCCATGCAGCATATTAGTACACTGCCTTTAGGGTTCATGGATGACATTGGAAGCGGGAAAATAAGGAGGATTGTAAATGAGTCCAGTGCAGCTACTGAAACTTATCTGGCACATCAATTGCCCGATCGTGCAGGTGCAGTGGCTGCGCCCGTTGGCCTTCTCGCAGTGCTTTTGGTATTTGACTGGCGGCTTGGTATTCTGAGCTTGATACCAGTTGTTATTGCTTTTGGAATTATGTCTGTGATGACTGGCAGACAGATGAAGCAAAAAATGAAGGAATACCAGAATTCACTGGAGCAAATGTCAAATGAGGCAGTTGAATACGTTAGGGGAATATCGGTATTAAAAACATTTGGACAATCCGTTTTTTCCTTTAAGCGATTTAAGGCATCAATTGATAATTATCAAAAATGGGTGATTTCCTATACAAAAGATTTGCGTCTGCCGATGATGTTTTATACTACAGCTATCAATGCTATTTTTGCTGTGCTGATATCGGCGGCTTTATTTTTTACATCAAGTGAAGTTACCGGTGAGTTTATGTTGAATTTGCTGTTCTATATAATCATCACACCTGTTATAACAGTTACTTTGAACAAGATCATGTATTCCAGTGAAAATATTATGATTGTTCAGGATGCGATGGAGAGAATCGATAGTATAATGAAAATGAAGTCTTTACATGACAGTGGAGAACATAATCATCCGCGTGACAATTCAGTTGCATTTCATGATGTGTCATTTCACTATAAAGGTGCAGAGCAAAATGTTTTGAACCATATTTCACTTGATATTGTTCCCGGCGAGCATGTGGCTTTTGTAGGCCCTTCCGGTGGTGGAAAAACAACCCTGGCAAGTTTGATACCACGTTTCTGGGATGTTGACAGCGGAAGGATTACAATAGGCGGGGTGAACGTAAAAAATATGTCCAAAGAAGAATTGATGAATACTGTTTCTTTTGTGTTTCAAAACAGCAGGCTTTTAAAGATGTCAGTTTTGGAGAATGTCCGTCTTGCCAGACCGGATGCAACACGGAGGGAAGTACTTAAAGCTTTGAAGGATGCCAGATGTGATGACATTATAGAAAAACTTTCAGAGGGAATAGACACCATAATTGGAACAAATGGAAATTATCTTTCAGGCGGAGAAGAGCAGCGTATTTCCATTGCAAGGGCAATGCTTAAAAATTCACCAATTCTCATACTTGATGAGGCAACAGCATTTGCTGATCCGGACAATGAATCCAAGGTACAAGCTGCATTTTCCACTTTGTCAAAAAGGAAAACGGTAATTATGATAGCACATAGGTTATCAACTGTGATAAGGGCGGATCGCATTTATGTGATGAAAAATGGGGAAATATGTGAATCAGGAAGTCATTCTGAATTGATAGAACAAGGAGGACTATACGCACATATGTGGAGAGAGTATAACAATGCTGTAAAATGGAAGGTTGGTGTACAAGGTGAGATTGGTTGA
- a CDS encoding ABC transporter ATP-binding protein: MDYILQCSNLTKTYGSKIVLDNLNLKIKKGKIVGLLGPNGAGKTTFIKIAASLLSCDDGNVMIDGKLPGIKTKKIVSYLPDRDFLYNWMTIGESLEFFRNFFEDFDYDKATRMVTDLGLDLNLKIRTLSKGMQEKLNISLIFSRKAKLFLFDEPLAAVDPSMREKIINIIRNNFDSSSSIILSTRLINDVERLFDEVVFINEGRILIHDDVQVLKAKYKKSIEEIFKEVI; the protein is encoded by the coding sequence ATGGATTATATATTACAGTGTAGCAATTTGACCAAAACATATGGTAGTAAGATAGTTCTGGACAATTTAAATTTAAAAATAAAAAAGGGAAAGATAGTCGGACTTTTGGGGCCAAATGGGGCAGGTAAAACTACATTTATAAAAATAGCGGCCTCACTTTTAAGCTGTGACGATGGGAATGTTATGATTGATGGTAAGCTTCCCGGGATTAAGACTAAAAAAATAGTTTCATATTTGCCTGATAGAGATTTTTTATATAACTGGATGACCATAGGTGAATCCCTTGAATTTTTCAGGAATTTCTTTGAGGACTTTGATTATGACAAGGCAACTAGAATGGTAACTGATTTGGGACTTGATTTAAATTTAAAGATACGTACCCTGTCAAAAGGTATGCAGGAAAAACTGAATATATCCTTGATATTTTCAAGAAAGGCAAAGCTTTTTTTATTTGATGAGCCACTTGCAGCAGTCGATCCGTCCATGAGAGAAAAAATAATTAACATTATACGGAATAATTTTGATAGTAGTAGTTCAATTATTTTGAGTACTCGCCTTATAAATGATGTAGAAAGGCTTTTTGATGAAGTTGTATTTATAAATGAAGGCAGAATTCTGATTCATGATGATGTACAAGTTCTTAAAGCAAAGTATAAAAAGTCCATTGAGGAAATTTTTAAGGAGGTAATATAA
- a CDS encoding DUF6483 family protein — MYEEDYIKRLIKSIAEMAVAIVAGRDTVQSNIRLDKFNISISQDELLEMMVRKYVSDGKINKAQDMIIDAIKSHRSKQNYKIALSFYEEINKWDEDKLSKCNFSKQKILEGLKNIKKLYTQPPCTRIDGPI, encoded by the coding sequence ATGTACGAGGAAGATTACATAAAAAGACTAATAAAATCAATTGCTGAAATGGCAGTTGCCATCGTTGCAGGACGGGATACTGTACAGAGCAATATCAGGCTGGATAAATTTAATATATCCATTTCTCAAGATGAATTATTGGAAATGATGGTTAGAAAATATGTAAGTGACGGCAAAATTAATAAAGCTCAAGATATGATAATTGATGCTATAAAATCACATAGATCAAAGCAGAATTATAAGATAGCATTATCATTTTATGAAGAAATCAACAAATGGGATGAAGATAAACTTAGTAAATGTAATTTTTCAAAGCAAAAAATACTGGAAGGATTAAAAAACATAAAAAAATTATATACTCAACCGCCCTGTACCCGAATTGATGGACCCATATGA
- a CDS encoding response regulator transcription factor: MKKGNIKILVVEDDVDINKLLCDMLEIKGYTSKAAYSGTEALIYINEGSCNMVLLDLMLPGMNGEELLLKLRENSNIPVIVISAREDIDIRVKTLKIGADDFITKPFNMEEVSARIESNLRRYMNFSSEIPRENIIKCGEISLNKDTREVCVNNSSIDLTMREFEILKLLMDHPKKVFSKANLFESVWGDSYLCDDNTLTVHISNLRNKLSNSGVSRNYIQTIWGIGYKLNAE, encoded by the coding sequence ATGAAGAAGGGTAATATTAAAATTTTAGTAGTCGAAGATGACGTAGATATAAATAAATTATTGTGTGATATGCTTGAGATAAAAGGATATACTTCAAAAGCTGCTTATTCAGGAACGGAAGCGTTGATATATATAAATGAAGGAAGCTGTAATATGGTTCTGCTTGATTTGATGCTTCCGGGAATGAATGGTGAGGAATTGTTACTTAAATTGCGTGAAAACAGCAATATACCCGTTATAGTAATTTCAGCCAGGGAGGATATTGATATTAGAGTAAAAACCTTGAAAATAGGTGCGGATGATTTTATAACCAAACCTTTTAATATGGAAGAAGTGTCTGCACGTATAGAATCGAATCTGAGAAGATATATGAATTTTTCAAGTGAAATTCCAAGAGAAAATATAATAAAGTGTGGAGAAATTTCCTTGAATAAGGATACTAGAGAAGTATGTGTGAATAATTCATCTATAGATTTAACTATGAGGGAATTTGAAATTTTAAAACTCTTAATGGACCATCCTAAGAAAGTGTTTTCAAAAGCAAACTTATTTGAGAGTGTGTGGGGAGACAGTTATTTATGTGATGATAATACTCTCACCGTGCATATAAGCAATTTGAGAAATAAATTGTCAAATTCAGGGGTAAGCAGGAATTACATACAGACTATCTGGGGGATAGGTTATAAATTGAATGCTGAATAG
- a CDS encoding ABC transporter ATP-binding protein: MVEKLQHKYALSEKGAQDMIRAFAACTLSNIVLILPVGLLYYLVYDLMDKNIEDGHISLYVFGIIVCLVFIFATTYVQYNSTFFATYLESGVRRISLAEKLRKLPLSFFGKKDLSDLTSTIMADCSILETASSHWIPELVGSVISTFIIALSLFFFDWRMAIAALWVLPVSFIIVIFSSRVQHNLGKKQMKVKMACADGIQECLESLRDLKANNAERAYMNELDIKIKAVEKRAIITELGTAVFVVAAQMVLKLGIATVALVGGILLVDGSLDVLTFFMFLLLVSRLYDPMQMSLQNLAAIISADIQCQRMDEILGHEIQTGSNNLTNKGCDIVFDCVAFAYNGNETVLEDVSFTARQGEVTALIGPSGGGKTTVSRLALRFWDISRGKITVGGMDISKIDPETLMALYAVVFQDVTLFNNSIMENIRIGRKDASDEEVMQAAKLAHCNEFVEKLPQGWNTVIGENGSELSGGERQRISIARAFLKDAPIILLDEATASLDVENETMIQESLSRLIKNKTVLVIAHRMRAVAGADKIVVLKDGVVAEQGAPGELSGRNGIYKHMAEIQMEAASWKL, from the coding sequence TTGGTTGAAAAACTGCAACATAAATATGCCCTTTCTGAAAAAGGTGCACAGGACATGATAAGAGCATTTGCTGCATGTACATTATCCAATATTGTACTGATACTGCCTGTAGGTCTTCTTTATTATCTGGTTTATGATTTAATGGATAAAAATATTGAGGATGGACATATTTCACTTTATGTATTTGGAATCATAGTGTGTCTTGTATTCATATTTGCAACAACATATGTTCAATATAATTCAACATTTTTTGCAACGTACCTGGAGAGTGGTGTCAGAAGAATATCGCTTGCCGAGAAATTGCGAAAGCTTCCACTTTCTTTCTTTGGCAAGAAGGATTTATCTGACTTGACAAGTACCATTATGGCAGATTGTTCCATACTGGAGACGGCATCATCTCACTGGATACCGGAGCTTGTAGGTTCCGTTATTTCAACTTTTATAATTGCATTGAGCTTGTTTTTCTTTGACTGGCGTATGGCAATTGCAGCATTGTGGGTACTTCCTGTTTCCTTTATAATTGTCATTTTTTCATCAAGAGTGCAGCATAATCTGGGGAAAAAGCAGATGAAGGTAAAGATGGCCTGTGCCGATGGAATTCAGGAATGCCTGGAATCTTTGAGGGATCTCAAGGCAAACAATGCAGAGAGGGCATATATGAATGAGCTTGATATAAAAATTAAAGCTGTTGAAAAACGTGCAATTATTACAGAACTTGGAACTGCTGTTTTTGTTGTAGCTGCACAGATGGTTCTTAAACTTGGAATTGCCACAGTTGCATTGGTTGGTGGAATACTTCTTGTGGATGGAAGCCTGGATGTTTTGACTTTCTTCATGTTTTTACTTTTGGTATCAAGGTTATACGATCCTATGCAGATGTCACTGCAGAATCTGGCAGCAATTATTTCCGCCGATATCCAGTGCCAGCGTATGGATGAAATTCTTGGGCATGAAATACAGACAGGATCAAACAATCTTACGAATAAAGGCTGTGACATAGTATTTGATTGTGTTGCATTTGCCTATAATGGCAATGAAACTGTACTTGAGGATGTATCATTCACTGCCAGACAGGGAGAAGTTACTGCGCTGATTGGGCCGTCTGGAGGTGGGAAAACCACCGTGTCACGATTGGCTCTACGTTTCTGGGATATCAGCAGAGGTAAGATCACTGTCGGGGGAATGGATATTTCAAAAATCGATCCGGAAACCCTTATGGCTCTATATGCTGTTGTTTTTCAGGATGTCACCTTATTTAATAATTCTATAATGGAAAATATCCGTATTGGACGAAAAGATGCCTCAGATGAGGAAGTAATGCAGGCTGCAAAGCTGGCACATTGTAATGAGTTTGTGGAGAAACTGCCGCAGGGGTGGAATACCGTGATTGGTGAGAATGGTTCTGAACTTTCTGGAGGCGAGCGTCAGAGGATATCCATTGCAAGGGCATTTTTGAAGGATGCGCCTATTATATTGCTTGATGAAGCTACAGCTTCACTGGATGTAGAAAATGAAACCATGATACAGGAATCATTATCCAGGCTTATCAAAAATAAGACGGTGCTTGTTATTGCACATAGAATGAGAGCGGTAGCAGGTGCTGACAAAATTGTAGTGCTGAAAGATGGGGTTGTAGCTGAACAGGGTGCACCAGGCGAGCTGTCCGGAAGAAATGGAATATACAAGCATATGGCTGAAATACAAATGGAGGCCGCTTCCTGGAAGTTATAA
- a CDS encoding ABC transporter permease, whose amino-acid sequence MYSIWDAKVTSTVEKTGYWHGELWDSISGDKLKYITKNPDVETTMIKGNWVTAELSNSKRPYLLMRDADKNFWSDMNLKNTLTKGHIPKKSGEIVVSKLFFTDNPTHKIGDKLTLPMGNRMLNNKVIKTQDYKQTGETFKIKETKTYTIVGELDISGISAYPGYIAMGYLNVSDIRPTDELTVYMRFKNPRKIYKTLPNIAKSVGLTKDEYGQYGVMYNTQLLTLYGISDKSNTSTRLIIILAIVAILFLLVMGAFVLIIYNAFSLSANSRIKELSILKSLGATPRQIKYSVLYEGFLLWIVQLPIGLIIGYIFSYIVFSKVNRILSITENYNNIHVSFSWIVIAFSVIMSLITVLLSAYIPARKVSKVSAISGIRQNSQIIKIKKLKRHSIIKKIFGIEGELASSQFSANKKSLRTAVLSISICFILIAGYINIISIYNLADSKNDKEVSHDITLNLDIVDEPSDKMINEIISLPEIKDSVIRRKVRTSTYVTSNQESAIFAKSGGFAGVDFNKYNVLKENGKYRIIVNLVGLSDKSFKKYCGDIGTDAEQYYKKSNSTGILLNSSYHKPANSKVVQKIPLLNTKQGSKMLLYEKVDDDMKTNNKFYVNIGDVTEKSPSDLDGNRYSLAFIVPMKNYKRIIGDFSSDRKLESNIMSIDLLVGDKASPNVNKKLTRICNSYLGSQDFRIWSLLEEKNHKELVQRAVAFAVFAVALMIGIIGIFNAFSTISNNIRLRRKEFAMLRSVGLTPRGLNKMLILEGLLFALKPIIIGIPVVLVICWSMLRLTLITWNEFIAVFQGKAISIYITLIFIAIFLSYWFSAKSVKQSNIIEAMKDELG is encoded by the coding sequence ATGTATTCTATATGGGATGCGAAGGTAACATCAACAGTTGAAAAAACAGGTTATTGGCATGGAGAATTATGGGACTCTATATCTGGTGATAAATTAAAATATATTACAAAAAATCCAGATGTTGAAACTACGATGATTAAAGGAAATTGGGTCACTGCTGAACTTTCTAATTCCAAACGTCCATATCTGTTAATGAGAGATGCAGATAAAAATTTCTGGAGTGACATGAATTTGAAAAATACGCTTACAAAAGGTCATATTCCTAAAAAATCCGGCGAAATTGTTGTATCAAAATTATTCTTTACAGATAATCCCACACATAAAATTGGTGATAAGTTAACACTTCCCATGGGAAATCGTATGTTAAATAATAAAGTAATTAAAACTCAAGATTATAAACAGACAGGTGAAACTTTTAAGATAAAAGAAACTAAGACTTATACAATAGTTGGTGAATTAGACATTTCTGGAATTTCAGCTTATCCAGGATATATTGCTATGGGCTATTTAAATGTTTCAGACATTCGACCTACTGATGAACTTACAGTTTATATGCGTTTTAAGAATCCTCGTAAAATATATAAGACATTACCTAATATTGCAAAATCTGTTGGATTAACCAAAGACGAATATGGACAGTATGGAGTTATGTATAATACCCAGTTATTAACTTTATATGGAATTAGCGATAAAAGCAATACAAGTACTCGGCTTATTATAATTTTAGCTATAGTAGCAATCCTATTTTTACTAGTTATGGGTGCATTTGTTCTTATTATTTATAATGCATTCTCACTATCTGCTAACAGTCGGATTAAAGAATTGAGTATTCTAAAAAGTCTAGGAGCAACTCCAAGACAAATCAAGTATTCTGTCCTTTATGAGGGATTCTTGCTATGGATTGTTCAATTACCAATTGGTTTAATTATAGGATATATATTTAGTTATATTGTCTTCTCTAAAGTTAATAGAATCCTCAGCATTACAGAAAATTATAATAATATACATGTTTCCTTCTCATGGATAGTAATTGCTTTTTCCGTAATAATGTCATTAATTACTGTTTTACTATCAGCATATATTCCTGCAAGAAAAGTGTCAAAAGTGTCAGCTATTTCTGGAATACGTCAGAATAGCCAAATTATAAAAATCAAAAAGCTAAAACGTCATTCAATAATCAAGAAAATATTTGGTATAGAAGGTGAACTGGCAAGTTCTCAATTTTCAGCTAATAAAAAAAGTTTACGTACAGCTGTCCTATCTATTTCAATATGTTTTATCTTAATAGCAGGTTATATTAATATTATTTCAATATATAATTTAGCCGACTCTAAGAATGATAAAGAAGTCAGTCATGATATTACACTTAATCTAGATATTGTTGATGAACCAAGTGATAAAATGATTAATGAGATTATATCATTGCCCGAGATTAAAGATAGCGTAATTAGAAGAAAGGTACGTACTTCAACCTATGTGACATCAAATCAAGAGTCAGCTATTTTTGCTAAATCTGGTGGATTTGCTGGAGTAGACTTCAATAAATACAATGTATTAAAAGAAAATGGGAAGTATAGAATTATAGTAAATTTAGTAGGATTAAGCGATAAATCATTTAAAAAATATTGTGGAGATATTGGAACTGATGCTGAACAATATTATAAAAAAAGTAACTCAACAGGCATATTGTTAAATAGCTCATATCATAAACCCGCCAATTCAAAAGTTGTACAAAAAATACCCTTGTTAAATACAAAACAAGGAAGTAAAATGCTTTTATATGAAAAAGTAGACGATGATATGAAAACAAACAATAAATTTTATGTTAATATAGGTGACGTTACAGAAAAATCTCCCAGTGACCTGGATGGTAATAGATACAGCTTAGCATTTATTGTTCCTATGAAAAATTATAAACGGATAATTGGTGACTTTTCATCAGATCGTAAGCTTGAGTCTAATATAATGTCAATTGATTTGTTAGTTGGAGATAAGGCAAGTCCAAACGTAAATAAAAAATTAACACGAATCTGTAATTCTTACCTAGGATCACAAGATTTTAGAATATGGAGCTTGTTGGAAGAAAAGAATCATAAAGAACTTGTTCAGAGAGCTGTTGCATTTGCTGTTTTTGCTGTTGCATTAATGATTGGAATAATTGGTATTTTTAATGCATTTTCTACTATATCAAATAATATCAGACTGCGTAGGAAAGAGTTTGCCATGCTTCGGTCAGTAGGATTAACACCCAGAGGATTAAATAAAATGTTGATATTGGAAGGTCTGTTATTTGCATTAAAACCAATTATTATTGGCATTCCAGTCGTACTTGTTATTTGTTGGTCAATGTTAAGATTAACATTGATAACATGGAATGAGTTTATAGCTGTTTTTCAAGGCAAAGCAATTTCAATTTATATTACACTAATATTTATAGCTATATTTTTGTCATATTGGTTTTCTGCTAAATCTGTTAAACAAAGTAATATTATAGAAGCAATGAAAGACGAATTAGGGTAA
- a CDS encoding sensor histidine kinase — MNIKDTNQLLTVTAKQRDITEMVNQLNNLIRDVRLSRIGIKRLNRNFRQSIINISHDLRTPLTTASGYVQMLQASAADKEQQEYLAIVLERQNMVRTLLEQLFEYVRIESGEITYEHVPMDAKKVLMDTLVMYYDDFYKKGEEPTVHFPEKPCVIQGDEQGVKRIFSNILFNAIVHGKGEYCFEIQESKESSSYMFTFSNLSEPMTRDDLDCIFERFYTKDKSRNKKTTGLGLTIAREITRQLNGTIEAFYNNGKFSICLIFLKRL, encoded by the coding sequence ATGAATATAAAAGATACCAACCAGCTGCTGACAGTAACAGCAAAACAAAGGGATATTACAGAGATGGTTAATCAGCTCAATAATTTAATTCGGGATGTAAGACTGTCCCGCATAGGGATTAAAAGGCTGAACAGGAATTTCAGACAAAGTATAATTAATATTTCACATGACTTGCGTACACCGCTTACAACTGCCAGTGGGTACGTTCAAATGCTCCAGGCAAGTGCTGCAGATAAAGAACAGCAAGAGTATCTGGCAATAGTACTGGAACGGCAGAATATGGTCAGGACACTACTGGAACAATTATTTGAATATGTACGTATTGAATCAGGAGAGATTACCTATGAACATGTGCCTATGGACGCGAAAAAAGTTTTGATGGATACACTTGTTATGTATTATGATGATTTTTACAAGAAAGGGGAGGAACCAACTGTTCACTTTCCGGAAAAGCCCTGTGTAATACAGGGGGATGAACAGGGAGTGAAAAGAATATTTTCAAATATTTTATTTAATGCAATTGTACATGGAAAGGGAGAGTATTGTTTTGAAATTCAGGAATCGAAGGAATCATCCAGTTACATGTTTACTTTTTCCAATCTTAGTGAACCCATGACAAGAGATGATTTAGATTGTATTTTTGAACGTTTTTACACAAAGGATAAATCTAGAAATAAAAAAACTACAGGACTAGGACTGACAATAGCCAGGGAAATTACCAGACAGTTGAATGGAACAATAGAAGCTTTTTATAATAATGGCAAATTCTCAATATGCTTGATTTTTTTAAAAAGATTGTAA
- a CDS encoding helix-turn-helix domain-containing protein → MYVTDRDKQLYGSQVYVVKKDEDCTIYRIDNSTGDAVMTSYSVFPGIELIYNDVHAQFISIDLDPPKNILEINHCREGIIECESRKGEYLYLSNGSLAINRKFSVDNSSYFPLNHFHGITVALDFDKVSECLSCILDEVSVDLSKLKSKFFENNEEFLIIRENRSIRHIFSELYSVAEEIRKGYYKVKVLEILLFLSSLGEEELKQSKRYYPKKQVDTVKKIKNYLTINLSEKITLDELSAQFKIPLTRMKLVFKEMYGDSIYSFIRTYKMQKAVELLKSTGKGINEIAACLGYSNASKFSRAFKKVIGINPSIYRKDV, encoded by the coding sequence GTGTATGTAACAGATAGAGATAAACAATTATATGGAAGTCAAGTATATGTAGTTAAAAAGGATGAAGATTGTACGATTTATAGAATCGATAATTCTACAGGTGATGCTGTTATGACGAGTTATTCGGTATTCCCGGGCATTGAATTGATTTATAATGACGTTCATGCACAATTTATAAGTATTGATTTAGATCCGCCAAAAAATATTTTGGAGATCAATCACTGCAGAGAAGGGATAATTGAATGTGAGAGCAGAAAAGGCGAGTATCTATATCTTTCCAATGGCAGTCTTGCAATAAATCGTAAATTCAGTGTGGATAATAGTTCCTATTTTCCGCTGAATCATTTTCACGGAATCACTGTTGCTCTGGATTTTGATAAAGTATCGGAGTGTTTGTCTTGTATTTTGGATGAAGTTTCAGTTGATTTATCAAAATTGAAGAGTAAATTTTTTGAAAATAATGAAGAGTTTTTAATAATAAGAGAAAATAGAAGTATACGTCATATTTTTTCTGAACTGTATTCAGTGGCTGAGGAAATAAGAAAAGGATATTATAAGGTAAAGGTTTTGGAAATTCTTCTTTTTTTAAGCAGTTTGGGAGAAGAAGAATTGAAGCAGAGCAAACGTTACTACCCGAAAAAGCAGGTGGATACAGTGAAGAAAATAAAAAATTATTTAACAATAAATCTTTCTGAAAAAATCACTTTGGATGAACTGTCGGCACAATTCAAAATTCCCCTTACAAGGATGAAGCTTGTATTTAAAGAAATGTACGGAGACAGTATATATTCTTTTATAAGAACGTATAAAATGCAGAAAGCAGTGGAACTTCTTAAAAGCACAGGCAAGGGAATCAATGAAATTGCAGCATGTCTTGGATATAGCAATGCAAGTAAATTTTCCAGGGCGTTTAAAAAAGTGATTGGCATAAATCCTAGTATATATAGAAAAGATGTCTAA
- a CDS encoding sensor histidine kinase: MNFLILILTVSSAILLARLIFVKVEIRNIMNQLNDYNDLKLHKKIDVRLFDSDIENLAECINRHIDINIRDKAIQKQTEYEIRKSIASVSHDLRTPLTSIIGYLEMIKSGKVTLEKQYEYMDIALKRAYFLKELLNNFFELSIIESPEYNIELDYVNLNNILCEVITAFYDSFVNKEIVPEINLPDEDMIVAANKAASKRVIQNLISNIIEHAQGKVSITLKKDGEFAVVITSNTTKNLNVHDVNLLFNRFYKSDPSRSYGMNAGLGLAIAKSLMDKMNGLIYGRLDKNILYIFCKWKLIKK, encoded by the coding sequence GTGAATTTTCTGATATTGATTTTGACTGTCTCTTCTGCTATTTTACTTGCTCGATTGATTTTTGTTAAAGTTGAGATTAGAAATATTATGAATCAACTTAATGATTATAATGATTTAAAATTACATAAGAAAATAGATGTTAGGTTATTTGACAGTGATATTGAAAATTTGGCAGAATGTATAAATAGACATATTGATATCAATATACGGGATAAGGCTATTCAGAAACAAACAGAATATGAGATAAGAAAATCCATAGCAAGTGTATCCCATGATTTGCGTACACCATTGACTTCTATAATTGGGTATTTGGAAATGATAAAATCCGGAAAAGTAACTCTTGAAAAACAATATGAATATATGGATATAGCTCTGAAAAGAGCATATTTTCTTAAAGAATTATTGAATAATTTCTTTGAACTTTCAATTATAGAGTCTCCAGAGTATAATATTGAACTGGACTATGTAAATTTAAATAACATATTGTGTGAAGTTATAACAGCTTTCTATGATAGTTTTGTGAACAAGGAAATAGTTCCAGAAATAAATTTACCTGATGAAGATATGATTGTTGCAGCAAACAAAGCTGCTTCAAAACGTGTGATTCAAAATTTAATTTCAAATATTATAGAACATGCACAGGGGAAGGTTTCTATAACTTTAAAGAAAGACGGGGAATTTGCAGTTGTAATAACTTCAAATACAACTAAAAATTTGAATGTTCATGATGTAAATCTTCTCTTTAACAGATTTTACAAGTCTGACCCTTCAAGGTCATATGGAATGAATGCAGGTCTTGGATTGGCTATTGCAAAAAGTCTTATGGACAAGATGAATGGATTGATTTATGGTAGATTGGATAAAAATATTTTATATATTTTTTGTAAGTGGAAACTGATAAAAAAATAG